The Persephonella atlantica region CAGAATTGTGGTAATAGAAGGAACAATTGAAATAAATGAAGAACAGGAGAGGGTATCAATGAATGCAAATGATATTATGCCTGTTGAGCAGATTAACAAACAGGTAAAAGCTGTAAGATTTGTTCTGTCAAAAGAAAAGGCAGTAAACGGTATGGCTCTTAAGCTGAAAGAGATATGCGAAAAGTACAGAGGAGATAAAGATGTAATCATAGAGGTGTACCAGCCGGGAAAGTTCAGATGTGAAATTATGGCAAACAGCAGTTATGCTGTAGAGATATCAGACGAGTTTAAACAGGAGATATCAAAACTGCTGTCTCCTGAAGAGTTTTTCTTTGAGTAATCATTTTCCATTATGAATAAGATTTAAAAACTCATTTCTCGTCTTTTCACTTTCTTTAAATACACCTGTCAGTTTACTGGTTACGGTATAAGAGGAAGGATTTTTAACTCCCCGCATAGACATGCACAGATGCTCCGCCTCTAAAACAACTGCCACGCCTTTTGGATTTAGCTCCTTCTCTAAAAACTCTGCAATCTCAGCTGTCAATCTCTCCTGAACCTGTGGCCTATAGGCAAACTTGTTTACAACCCTTACCAGCTTTGACAGACCGCACACCTTTTTATCTGGAATGTAGGCTATGTGTGCTTTACCAAAAAACGGCAAAAGATGATGCTCACACAAAGAGTAAAACTGGATATCTCTTACCACAACCATCTCATCGTACTCGCCTATGTCTTCAAAAACGGTCATATTAAAATGCTCATGGGATTTGAACTCTTCCCACAAACGCACAATCCTGTCTGGTGTGTCTCTCAGTCCTTCCCTGTCTGGGTCTTCTCCAATTGCTTCCAAAAACAGTCTTACAGATTTTTTCAGCTTTTGTCTATCTATCGTCATTTTTTGTCTCCTTCCACCTTTTTTCTGAACTCTTCAAACTCTTTTTTCAGTTTTTCTAACTCTTCCCTGTGTCTTTGGGCTTCCACTTTTGCAATCTCCATCTCTTTTCTTGCCTGCTCAATCTCAATCTGAACTTCCCTCTTCCATACATATCTGAGGGTCAAGGCATATCCTATAAAAATCAGTATATAAAAGACCAGTGCAACAGGTCTTACCAGGCCTTCTTCATAAATTAGACTGAGATACATACTGGCAACAGTCAGAAGTAAAATAAAAAACAAGGTAATTCCAAAAAATTTAACAAATCTAATCATCTTTATCTCCCAATAGCCTCATCGCTTCTACTTTCATACATCTGTCCACAACAACATTGTATCCTTTATCAGACAGACTTTTAACAACCTCTTCATTTACCGTTCCCGGCTGAAACCAGAAAGTTTTAAATCCTTTCTTCTCTGCCTCTTCAGCAACAGGAGGAACATCAACAGGTCTTCTAAACACGTCAACAATATCTATCTGGTCAGGAATTTCTGACAGAGCTCTGTAAACCTTTTCTCCCAAAATTTCCTGACCTGCATACTTTGGATTAACAAAGTAAAGTTTGAAGCCGTATTTCTGCAAAACTTCAGAAACAAAGTAAGATGGCCTTGATGGGTCTGCAGATATACCAATAACAGCTACATTTTTCTGTTTTTCCAAAATCTCTTTTATCTTCTCATCACTCTCTATAACAGGCATCATTATCTCTCCTTTTTTTTAAATATTTTAACCAGTTCACCTGATTTAAACATGAAGATTCTCACATTTGATATCTGTCATTGCTGTTAGCATAGTTTTAAACTAAATTTTTTGTATGGGGAAAAATCCAGCACAGCTTTTTGAAGCTTATCCTTTAGAAATAGACATTATAAGTTATTTAGTCTATGCAATAGTTTTTATTCTTGTTTTACTGCTCTTTATACTGTCAGTGAAAAAATTTCCATACAGGAATATAAAACTTTATGGAACATCAAAAAGAAAGGAGATAAAGATAGATCTTAAAAACCCTAAAAAGACTGCATACACAATAACTTACCTTATTCATAATTACGAAACCCCCTACAACCGAGAGCTACTTAAAAGACTGGAAAAACACAAATACAGAAAAAAGGTTTCCAGTTTCGATAGAGAAACGGTGGAGCTTATAAAAAAATTTGTGGAGTATGTGAAGCTAAAAGATGCCTGAGTTTAAATATTTTTACTTTCTTATACTTGGAATTTTTACTTTAATATGTGTGGTTCTGTGTTCTTACACATACAAAAGCAGAAAAGTGATAGAGTTTCCCCACATATATCTTTTTGGTAAAAAGATAAAATACTTAAACAGATTTATTCCCTTTCTTCTTATTCTGCTTATAATCTTCCTTACCATTGCCAGTATGTACCCATACAGAGAAGAGAAACTGTTTTCTGAAAAGAAGGTTTATAACATTATCGTATGTCTTGATGTAAGTAATTCAATGAAAGAAAAAGAAAAGTTAAAGATTGCAAAGAATGTTCTCAGAGATTTTGTTTTGAAAAGAGATATTGAAGACAGGATAGGTATTGTTGTCTTTGATAATGTACCATTCAGACTTGTCCCTCTTACAACAGACAGAAGAAAGATACTCAGGCTTATCCCTTCAATACACCCTGCCATGGTTGATATAGGTGGAACATCCATGTACGA contains the following coding sequences:
- a CDS encoding vWA domain-containing protein, which gives rise to MPEFKYFYFLILGIFTLICVVLCSYTYKSRKVIEFPHIYLFGKKIKYLNRFIPFLLILLIIFLTIASMYPYREEKLFSEKKVYNIIVCLDVSNSMKEKEKLKIAKNVLRDFVLKRDIEDRIGIVVFDNVPFRLVPLTTDRRKILRLIPSIHPAMVDIGGTSMYDALIDSLNMFSPALKNKIVILLSDGGDINSKNSIEDVINQNRITRAKIYAIGISSGIYSFNLERIASSSGGKAFFVKGDYSKALQSIFEEINRLEPSFVQEYSFSVEKPEDMLFKIGAFITGMIILLKVIYTHIKEGREIAPQD
- the folE gene encoding GTP cyclohydrolase I FolE, encoding MTIDRQKLKKSVRLFLEAIGEDPDREGLRDTPDRIVRLWEEFKSHEHFNMTVFEDIGEYDEMVVVRDIQFYSLCEHHLLPFFGKAHIAYIPDKKVCGLSKLVRVVNKFAYRPQVQERLTAEIAEFLEKELNPKGVAVVLEAEHLCMSMRGVKNPSSYTVTSKLTGVFKESEKTRNEFLNLIHNGK
- a CDS encoding CoA-binding protein, with product MPVIESDEKIKEILEKQKNVAVIGISADPSRPSYFVSEVLQKYGFKLYFVNPKYAGQEILGEKVYRALSEIPDQIDIVDVFRRPVDVPPVAEEAEKKGFKTFWFQPGTVNEEVVKSLSDKGYNVVVDRCMKVEAMRLLGDKDD